taatgTTCGAATTCATTCATGTTTTGGTCACCCACAGTTAATTGATAGAGGAAAGCTTtttttttaattggtataataacacatttagtccaCAATACTTActtattctatcaatttgatcttaattctaagtaattcaattaatttaaccttcacatttacaaattctatcaatttgattctCAAACTACCTTGCTAAGCTTTCAGCttttaaaacataggcattccacatatattaattgttttatttatggGTTGAAATTATCTAATTCTATACCTAACcctttttgtttatatttttaagaagTTAGATTTATAAATTAACTAAAcaccattaaaaataataaaaatacaaatcataaaaatataatatataataaaattatataaataatttaatatttgtaaaaaATGATTTTTCACTCTTGCTAGCATAATTTcagtttttaattaatttgacaAATGATTTCACACTAAATCAAATTATTAGCGTTACATATTGCTTATCGtggatttaaaaattaaaataaatagaacaCATAAGAATCTCTTAACCGGttttataaaagtaaaaaaataattatcaatgtaacaaaaggaaattaattaattctttcacttttttcttatgaaaaattaaatgttcatattttttattttataattattgattgaacaattggatttttcaaaaccatatatattttttaattcggATTTAATTTCCAATTTCAAAGACTAGTTTTAAGGACTATTTCTAAGTACGTTGAAGGAAATATCATCTGTTAACAACAAGAGTAAATCTAAAGTGTCTTTTTGTAAGGTTTTTCTATTTTCTCTAactaaaattttatcaattaaagggttataaaatatattaattagaaGAAAACCtaatgaaaaatgaaaagaaaataaagtttcaagaaaaattcatTGGTATCAGGAGTTGGCTCAAAAAATGGTTCGTTAATTGAgagaaaattttttctttttcttttttgggtttTACAAATTTATAGATGTGGAATGCCTTTGTTTTAAAAGCTGAAAACTTTAATTGGGAAGTTtcaggatcaaattgatagaatttgtaaatgtgaatagttaaatttaatgaattatttagaattaagatcgaattgatagaatatgtaagcATTGAGAACTAAATGTATCATTATCCTAGTTAGAAAAATGCTTTTCGTTATCAATTTAACGATGGGTGATCAAAACATGAACGAATTCAAACGTTAGTGTctaaattgaaaatatttaaagttgggtgaccaaaacaAGAACGCAAGTATAGTTGGGTGATCATTGGTATagtttatctttttatttatatatttttacgatttttGGCGACGATCTCACTAAAAACGTCACCAGTAATAGCATTTCCTTAAGAGGAAAACAACcttaaaatttttatgattttgttaattgtaaggaTGGCAACAAGACGAGTTAGATATTTTTTTGCTCGCTTCAATCTTGACTTGATTCTTAGACCTTCTCAAAGGTGGAGAGAGGGGGCATGCAAGGGCTCTGGCCTCCTAAAgcgaaaaattacaatttttaggCCCTGAATTAATAtgtgataaaattataatttagtctatcaaaatgttaaatttttatttaattatttgaaaatcataaaatataagtcAATACAACAATAAAATTACATTCTAACTCTTATAGCAATATATAACTTAATCTTGACCCATCTAATTATCTTTTCttttaatgtaattttattttaaattttaatattcaaatcgaccttgaaaaatgaaaattctcCGATCTTTTTCCAACCATATTATATGGATATTCATATACTAATGTGGGATatgcttgtttttatttttatattcgacATGTATGgttttttaacattaattttattatagtTCTTATTGTATTTATTCTTTTACTTATACAATACCTAGAATTACGCATAACCCTTCCTCAATTCTTAAATAAGAAGATGATGCGTTTCACTGGACTTGAACCCACGGCTTTCTATACTGACAACAATGATGATACTAGTCGAATTAAGATTCAATCGATAAAATGTACGTTGAACatgatataatttaaaaaaaaaaattgaacgtAGCATATGGTATGTATAACAATATATTTGGCTTACATTTGTAAGAAATAATAAACTGATGCCTTTTTGAAATTACACCTTAAGGCTCCTGTTGTGCCATTAGCATCTATATATCCAAAtatcagaaaaagaaaaagaaaaaccttatATACATTAATGTAGTTTCGTAAGGTGGAAGCTCGTTTGTCCATGGTTCCACTGTTTGAATGTTTATTATGAGCTTTGGTTTTTTGCTTTAATGGCTGCTCTTCAACTCATCGAAGTATATTATTGAGTGATGAAAAGCGTACTGTTTCATTTTGTTATAATAAAATTTAGGCATAATACTACCAAatcattttagtaatttatttaattttcatttttatctttaaatttatattatgttaaattaagaaaaattatcATCATTCCACTTTGCTGATATGACATATACAAATTATCACGTGGATgtgcaattaattatttttaaattttaaaaattatagtaaaattttaaaatttattaaaagtacaaaaaatataaaaatatattttaattttttgaaaaaattaattaattgttaatgtGGCATATACATTGATTGCCACCTAAGCAAAGTTAACATACATTAGTTTTTCCATCCATTGCGGGGTGATTTGACAAACTATAaaagtttaaaggctaaaaaagataaaaaaaattaatgaaagattaaaatgacttttttttttttgtaaagttagaGAATCAAATAACTCATTATGCTTAAAATtaacatcttttaattaattcctTATTTAAGAGAGCAGGGGCTCGGTTGAATTGGTTTGGTCAAAAAAACTCAAAAGCTGACTTAATCGATTTTCGAAGATATTTACCTATAACTAAGTGTGATAATTGAAATGACCAAACTGATTTAAAGTGagattttgaatttaaatatttatctATTATATATTATTAGAGTATAGCACATCCACGATGTAGATGGTAAACAAAAATATGTAACAAACgtatttatgaaaaatttatataaaaataaaataaagatttagttaaatgataaaatacAAATGTAAAAACTAAAGAGGTATGaatttaaatcttattatgtatgtgtatttatttttctattttttatataaaagatataaaatgacaaaaacaccctcaaaataatataatttactttgtaAATTAAGGTATTTTTGTCTTTTTCCAACTAAGTTAGTATCTAATTAACTTGTGACACTAATTCAGTAAATGGCTTTATATTTATAAAGCCTCTGGTTGAGTGAGTGTCACACATCAACTGGGTCTCAACTCAGTTAGAGAAATTACTTTAATGTCGctacatatttaaaataaattatattatttgaggatagtttaatctttttatttaaagtaaaaataaaattatgcatACGATGATATTCATTCTAATTTCATGCATCACACTCTATTACTTAGCATGCAAGCAATCCTGGGTTACAAgcacatatatacaaaatgagtgAGCATACCATTATACCACTAGTTTAGTAGCTACACTTATAATCAAACATACGAGGTCACATCCATATTTTAAACCTTCCTATCATGTGTACCAAAACCTCAAAATAAACCTAAAGACCAACTCAAGACACTAGGTACATGCTATTTGCTATACACGTAACAAAAACTATACAAACTTTTTTAAGTTGAAAGTTGAAATTTGGATGCCGTCATACTCTTTTAGCCCTCGAGATTTAATGGTGTCTGTGCACAGAAATAAACAAAACCATATGTTAAGCAATAGAGATAAATGGTGATAACATGATTTAAAGCATTAATcaaatataacaaaaaaaaaaccaaatacaTATATGAAATCCAAATATAATCTAAATCATTGTTGCATCTCTTGTCTCATGAACTTAACATCATGCTTTAAGCTATTAAACATGTCATATAACAacatttaatccttattccattACATTTCAATTACATGCAAACATGACATTTCACAATGATCGTTTCACTTTCTCATTACATTCTCGAATCTACTGATTCATTTTATAACTGTATCGGCCCTCAGGGCTCGTTTAACTAGATCAAATGTGAAAGATCTTTTATTGCTTAAACATCAAGATACAATTACACATTTCAATATACAATATCAATAGGCAAAATACATGTTTTCATAATCTCTATTAACCAGATCACATGGCCTCAAGACGGATACATGGATCATGTAGGCATCACACCAATATATtcggcacctagtgcctcatcggtaCGTCCAAGTAAAATATGCTTTCTATGCCTCATCGACATAAACCGAATTAAACATATAAATGTGCCTAGCACCTCATCGGtactgttgtaggccaattttggcctattTACAATCAAAACCAAATGGCCCATTTAAATTGCCCAGGCCCAAATACAAATACCCAAAACCCATttacaacccaaaacccaaaCTAACCTAAACACTTAAACCCAACACCAACCCAAAACAGTGAAGCCCGATAGGCCCAAAACTCTAAAAAATTTGGAAagccagaaaccctagggtttctggctTTCCTAGGGTTTCTGGCGCCGTTGCCCCATGTGCGCTTGACATTGCTCCACCATGTCAGCCACCACGCCCCGCGCGTGCTGAGCCATCACACACCCCACCGTCCGTGCCCATTCCCTGCAATCAGACAAGACAGAAGCAATAAAAAAAATAGGTGaaaaagggttataaaaacccaaatcaaaaactgCACAGGGggctcttttttcttcttttttttcggcTAGATCAATTCGGCTATTGCTATCAATACAAAAACAGTGTGTTTCCAGAATATAGAAAGAATAATCTCCACAATATTAAAAATCAGATTCAGCAACAAATCGCAGACACGAAAggtttattatttctttcttttctttgaaatcACGCATATATTGATAAGTGTTTCATTTTTCTTATAGATACACATAAAATATATTAACAaataccaaaaaaataaaaagcaaaaagcaaaaaaaataaaacaaaaaaatataatttttaccaCGCGGTGGCCGGCGTCGGCCATGACATGTCGATCGATTTGACCGGTGATCGGCCCCGGCCGAGTCCTCCttcccctcttctcttttctctctcttctctcctttttttctttctccccTCACAAATGAATTTTTTTCGAAATTGGGCTTATTTATAGCCCTCCAAGCAGCGTCGTTTTGGGTCAGATTAAGCCCCAAACAACGCCGCTTTGAGCCTCCGACCCGATTGCCCGACCCGCTCCAAGGAGGATTCGCGTGTTTTCTACGGAAGAGCTAATTGCAcctttagcccttccgcttttttacgAATTGCAATCaagttttcttttaattataattCGGGCCTATTGTTTTGTTCCGAGTTCATTCTGGTCCCCCACGCTGCGCAGCGTTTTAATAGCTGAAAAATTGTGTTTTGGACCCCCTTAGTTTAGCGCGTGTTCAAATAAGTCCCTTtcatttgtttttgtttctttaaaATTTATCTCAAACTTTCTATttgctttcaatttaatccttgcttatcattttagtattttgtttattaattatgttatccttttacatatatatttattattatactacctgttattattagtattatctttaggaatattttattatttttatcattattattacacttatttctattatatatataattattatttttcatcctTTTATAATACATTTATCATTACTGTTTATTATTgatcttattattttcattattattacttatttttaataatgttattacttatttacatatgtgtatatacgtattttatgtacatattattttattacttatttttgtatatatactatcttatgtttatattcttaatactattatatatatatttcttgtatattacatatatatattttaatgttatattttgtatattatgtatatattattatatctattttttatccctattattttattgttaacatTAGTACATACATTTTATTATATGactatatatatacttttatatatagtattattttcatacatccttatatttattattaaacctattattttcattatttttacttatcattttattttaatattattatgtatatatttttcatatatgttatgtacatgtatttttcaatatttattttatatatatgtatatatcacgtatatattttaacattattagtcatatttttactatcttaagtatatatttctaacactgtatatagtatatttctaacactattactattcatatatatatatatatatatattcttaatattatatattatatgtattttcttattatatgtgtatgtatagtATGTACGTattctttaatattattatgtattttttaaatatatgtatatagatatatatatatacatatattagtacttatatttagtattattatgtaAACGTCTTTCATATGTATATACTTTAACACTAATAGTTATGTATATTTTATCACTTCAtgtatatttcaaatattatatgcagtatatttccaacattattactaattatacatatatatgcataagtatatattatgtacatactcTTAATGTCATTTttttacatatgtatattcattgtGTTCTCGTATTTGATACTATTGTTACATTTAATATCGTGTGCATTgtcattgtttttaatattattgtcgttTGTATTATGTGCATTGATGTATTTCCAACTATTTTCTTTCGTTTCCCGTCCATTTTTATATATTACCTCGttgttcattattttaaaatgtttattcgtgtttttatttatttcaataagcaaggcaacgtaccgatttaaaCACTATGTTATCGATTTCAtcactatgttgggtgaatatcaagtgacacgtgttaaaacggtatgtccttctcaaaaatcgaaaaaattgaaaaaagtgaAAATTCTTGTGTTTCAACTGGATTACGACTAAATGtaacattgaactcgtatttttgaaagtcaagacaacacgtgttttataagataccaattttgggcgtcgcgagggtgctaataccttcctcgtgcgtaaccgactcccgaaccgtAATTCTTTCTCTGGcttttcacgtagacctaaatttagcCTTCGTTTTTGTTcgagaataaattttcttttcaaaaaagacgatttattaggtgtccgatcacatctacaaaaaggatcggtggcgactccctgtttatttcgAAATCAAACTTCGGTTTTCAAGTTtttaataaatcaccacaattagcgaccgaaagcaaaTTTTACGTTGCTACAGGTACGTCCAAAGTATAATATCTGTAGtcatcgttttgataaatgtttacttatTAAGTTAGAAGACAAaatcattatattgtttatgtagttaaataatcttgtactctgtctactagttaaataattggTCCACGTAAAagcaacattgagtataaataatacgattcgttaactcgactcgacttgactcaaaattttttgactcgattcgattctattttaaaaaaaattcaaattaagttTGGTTActaaaataggatttgtcaactcaactaacttgaaattttttgactcgattcgactcgactcgatcgaatactcaccctTACCCATATGAACATCCTTTTAACAGTAAAACAAAAAATATTAACAAATATGAATTCCGCCCAAACTGTTGTTACAAAGAAGATGATTCTGGTTATGGCGCTTTGCCTGACTCAGTCACTCCTCACTCAATCGATCCTGAACAAGTGTCACATTATATCAATGTTAAAACTCTATCAAAATATCACATCAACACAACAGAATTCTATCAATGTTAACAAATaaacctaaattttaaatttatgaaagagaaatatagagattaaatttcaaatatataaaaatacaaaaattttgaACAACTTATAACCTTTAAATTTTTATACtataatttaatcaataaataaataattagctCGATATAAAATGgtattattttaagtaattttagtATACAatctattaataaattaaattaaattattaatataaaaggaAAAAATTCACTATTCTAATTATTCTAATAATTTAGTTAGAAACATTGAATTACTCCTACTTAATTagtctaaattgaaaaatataatattataaaggGATAATGTCGCATTTGATACTTATACTTTCATAAAATGTTCAATGTGGTACCTATACTTTGAAAATGTCTAATGTGGTACTTAAACTATCAATTTGTGTATTATTTGGTACATGTACTTTCATAATATGTCTAATGTGATATATATACTTTGAAAATCTCTAATGTGGTACTTGAACTATCAATTTGTGTCTTATTTGATACATGTACTTTCATAAATTGTCCAACTAGGTACTTATACTTTGAAAATGTTCAATATGATACTTGAACTATCAATCAATATATTATTATGGTACTTGTAGTTAATACCCTTAGTAAATGCTAAACCAATCAATGAAAATTCGACACCTGGATTTTTTTTCCAAACCATGAATTCCACGtggataatataatattatatgaaaagatgaataaaataaaaattaaattaaattaaaaataaataactaaacctaaaaacataagtttagctttaaaaaatcaaaatttaactcaaaatttaTTCGATTTTAAAAATCCTAAATTTTCTGAAATTTATACAAGTCAAAAATTTCCCAAATTTATATATTTTGCTTGAATGAGAGGTTCAATAACTTGATTTCAACTaccatttcatattttttttgttttatttatcttttcacataatattatattatctatGTGGAATCAATGATTTGGAAAAAATCCACATGTTGAATTTTCATTGGCTGGTTTAGCTTTTACTATAGGTATTAACTCCAAGTACCATAATAATACATGATTGATAGTTTAAGTCCTACATTGAATATATTCAAAGGAAAAGTACCACATTGGATATTTTATGAAAGTACAAATACcaaatataaaactaaaatataataaaaatttaaaaaaatctccTCACTATTGTAAATGTGTAATAATAAGGGTgaagttagaaaattattttaggaaGGGATAGAGATAAATTATAGATTTTAGAGaggagttaaaatgtaattttactattatattaatttataattttatatacttCAAAAGGGACTAAAAGGGATATTTATCATTTTAGGGACCCTATCCCTATTTACGCCCACTAAAATTATTATTCTAATTAAAACCAATATAATTAAAGATTTAAAGAGATTAAATTAAAACTGATATAATTAAAGATTTTAAAGGGATTAAATGGAAATCTTCAATTTTGAAAAGTAAATTAATTGAGATTGTAACAGTAAAtacaataaaattaatatattaattggaATGATGGGTTATGTATTAAATTTATAGTTAATTGCCTAGAATTTATTAAGAAATAAAATCTTGGAGGTTACGGATAAtgtttaatataataattataattatgatattaaaaaataaaaaatataaaataaaataaaaactttttaacattattatcaagcttatgaaatttatgatttcataatttaagtaattagatataaaatataaataattttcaaATAGCTTGTATTATCTAGTGGTATTTAAACGGTTAACTGAACCGAACtagtattaattaaattaatcaaacttttaatcttttaattattaattgaactgaaatttttcaaaaaaattaactaaactgaAATATTTCAGTTAATTCGGTCaattaaccgaaatttatatatttttgtttttgttaaaacaagtataaaacatataaaaaatttgataatgtTCATTTGACCGAATTAACCAATTAAAACTAcatataatttgtattattaattattaagtttgatTAATTCAGTTAATTACCGATTTAAAGCAGAATTAActgataattaaatttctaaaaaatCATTAACCGACCTCCGACTAAGTTAGATCGATTAACCGACCAATTAACCGAATTAAATCGATTCGATCGATTAATTTGATTTTAACCAAAATTCTATTATCCCATCCTCGTCAAatcatttctattttttattttaataactttttaTACACTTTTAGAAACATTTAACTTTTATAATTTCAATTATAAAAAGATTAATATATGGAAAGAtttaatcaaaatcataaaattagacaaatttaattattttttaaatacttaaattgTGCTATTAAATCTTTTGAAATACATTTTAAGATATTTTATCAttatccaaatatatatatatatttctttgtaGGAGACCCTCCTCTTTTGCTATAAAGGATACAAGGGGAAAGCAAATTAACCATATCAACAAACTTTAAACAACCTTTAAATATGAGTTCCGCCCAAAATGTTATTACGAAGAAGATGATGCTGGTTATTGTGCTTTGCCTGACTCAGTCACTCGTTACTCACTCCATTCTAAACAAGTGTCACGTTCACGTCATCAACGGGTTCAGCCACGGAGAGTTTCTGGAAGCTCACTGCAGATCCAAGGACGACGATCTCGGCGTCCGCCACGTCGCGCCCTACAATGAGTTCAATTGGACGTTCCGTACCAATTTCTTCTCAACGACCAAGTTCAGCTGCCACATGTGGTGGACCGGTGGCGAAAAGTACCTTGATGTCTTCTGGACAGACGACAAGTTCCTTGACAACGAATGTGGCGGGAATAACTGCCGGTGGAGATCGCAAGATGACGGCGTATATTTGTTCAGCTATAAGCATAAAGAATATCGTTTGAAATATAGCTGGGATCCTTGGAATAAGACTAAAAATCTTTCATATTTAGACAAGAAGAT
Above is a genomic segment from Gossypium arboreum isolate Shixiya-1 chromosome 8, ASM2569848v2, whole genome shotgun sequence containing:
- the LOC108468399 gene encoding S-protein homolog 1-like, with amino-acid sequence MSSAQNVITKKMMLVIVLCLTQSLVTHSILNKCHVHVINGFSHGEFLEAHCRSKDDDLGVRHVAPYNEFNWTFRTNFFSTTKFSCHMWWTGGEKYLDVFWTDDKFLDNECGGNNCRWRSQDDGVYLFSYKHKEYRLKYSWDPWNKTKNLSYLDKKMLS